One window from the genome of Anopheles coluzzii chromosome X, AcolN3, whole genome shotgun sequence encodes:
- the LOC125907769 gene encoding autotransporter adhesin BpaC-like isoform X33 — MDRYLLSCLLLVCMVLAYPSEIAAQRSRVCFAQSGDYTTATSIGFCSHAVYIALNPTSKAFVGILNPANDADDLLGGIRKFANLKKTYPYVDLYMGVLGSISAGNILWLNQQASRKTFIDLLITKMASYPEMSGVYLDFDGLTNLYQNWYALFVAELNTALTAKNLKLITALPWDASASGDIYYSSTLSTLPFNVIKTHEEMYSAVATTTTRPISPLFSLAAPFNDETKTIYNNVFRWVLKGFLTTQLVVSLPMYSLKFTTSGGSQFGSAMTAVTKDTYCNALLFGSKNTLGAPQAGEGFAYSTSTFYTYNTPASLVDKLQFVIATNMGGVGVYSLDQAGSQNAEMLRQVTSVLAPTPPASVSYPPVGDAMCGVPVTFPAPLTTTTVATTTAAVTTTAAATTTAAATTTAAATTTAAATTTAAATTTAAATTTAAATTTAAAASTTAAAGSTTAAGGSTTAAGGSTTATGGSTTAAGGSTTVAGGSTTAAGGSTTAAGGSTTAAGGSTTAAGGSTTAAGGSTTAAGGSTTVAGGSTTVAGGSTTAAGGSTTAAGGSTIAAGGSTTAAGGSTTAAGGSTTAAGGSTTAAGGSTTAAGGSTTAAGGSTTAAGGSTTAAGGSTTAAGGSITAAGGSTTAAGGSTTAAGGSTTAAGGSTTAAGGSTTAAGGSTTAAGGSTTVAGGSTTAAGGSTTAAGGSTTAAGGSTTAAGGSTTAAGGSTTAAGGSTTAAGGSTTAAGGSTTAAGGSTTAAGGSTTAAGGSTTAAGGSTTPSNSASSTTPSTGASSTTPSTAGTTIAASPATCNITVKEDYGTLVAEYCTNLKAIASYMQGATCGVVA, encoded by the exons ATGGATCGCTATCTACTGTCATGCTTGTTGCTCGTGTGTATGGTGCTGG CCTACCCTTCGGAGATAGCGGCTCAAA GGTCACGCGTCTGTTTCGCTCAGTCTGGCGACTACACCACTGCCACATCGATAGGCTTCTGCTCGCATGCAGTCTACATTGCACTGAACCCGACCTCTAAAGCCTTTGTGGGGATACTAAACCCTGCCAACGATGCAGATGATCTGCTAG GCGGTATCAGAAAGTTCGCTAATCTCAAAAAGACATACCCCTACGTGGACTTGTACATGGGCGTGTTGGGAAGTATTTCTGCGGGAAACATTCTGTGGCTGAATCAGCAAGCATCGCGTAAAACGTTTATCGATCTGCTTATTACAAAGATGGCATCGTATCCTGAAATGAGCGGCGTCTACTTGGATTTCGATGGGCTCACCAATTTGTACCAG AATTGGTATGCTCTGTTCGTTGCTGAGTTAAATACGGCTCTTACCGCTAAGAACCTGAAGCTTATTACCGCCTTACCGTGGGATGCAAGTGCGAGTGGCGATATTTACTACAGCTCAACCCTCTCCACTCTGCCGTTCAACGTGATCAAAACGCACGAGGAAATGTACTCAGCGGTCGCTACCACTACCACGCGCCCGATCAGCCCGCTGTTTTCACTGGCCGCACCGTTTAAcgacgaaacgaaaacaatc TATAACAATGTGTTTCGGTGGGTGTTGAAGGGATTTTTGACAACCCAGCTCGTTGTTAGCTTGCCTATGTACAGTTTGAAATTTACTACATCAGGTGGATCACAATTTGGTTCTGCTATGACCGCTGTTACAAAGGATACATATTGTAAC GCTTTGTTATTTGGATCGAAAAATACTCTTGGAGCGCCCCAAGCCGGGGAAGGCTTTGCCTACAGCACATCCACGTTTTACACTTACAACACTCCCGCATCTCTTGTCGATAAGCTACAGTTTGTTATAGCAACCAACATGGGCGGTGTAGGCGTATATTCGCTAGATCAAGCTGGTAGCCAAAATGCTGAAATGCTTCGTCAGGTGACAAGCGTTCTAGCACCAACACCACCCGCCTCAGTATCATACCCTCCAGTAGGAGATGCGATGTGTGGTGTTCCGGTTACGTTTCCAGCACCGCTAACAACGACAACAGTTGCAACGACTACTGCTGCAGTCACCACTACTGCTGCAGCCACCACTACTGCTGCAGCCACCACTACTGCTGCAGCCACCACTACTGCTGCAGCCACCACTACTGCTGCAGCCACCACTACTGCTGCAGCCACCACTACTGCTGCAGCCACCActactgctgcagctgcaagtaccactgctgctgcaggaagtaccactgctgcaggaggaagtaccactgctgctggaggtAGTACCACTGCTACAGGAGGAAGCACAACTGCTGCTGGCGGTAGTACCACTGTTGCTGGCGGTAGTaccactgctgctggcggtagtaccactgctgctggcggtagtaccactgctgctggaggaagcacaactgctgctggcggtagtactactgctgctggaggtagtaccactgctgctggaggaagCACCACTGTTGCAGGAGGAAGCACAACTGTTGCAGGAGGAAGTACAACTGCTGCAGGAGGAAGCAcaactgctgctggaggaagTACTATTGCTGCTGGAGGAAGTACTACTGCTGCAGGAGGAAGCACAACTGCTGCAGGAGGAAGCACAACTGCTGCTGGCGGTAGTACCACTGCTGCAGGAGGTAGTaccactgctgctggaggaagTACTACTGCTGCAGGAGGAAGCAcaactgctgctggaggtAGTACCACTGCTGCAGGAGGAAGCACAACTGCTGCAGGAGGAAGCAtaactgctgctggaggaagcacaactgctgctggaggaagCACAACAGCTGCAGGAGGTAGTACTACTGCTGCAGGAGGAAGTACAACTGCTGCAGGAGGTAGTaccactgctgctggcggTAGTACCACTGCAGCTGGAGGAAGTACTACTGTTGCAGGAGGAAGCAcaactgctgctggaggtAGTACCACTGCTGCAGGAGGAAGCACAACTGCTGCAGGAGGAAGCACAACTGCTGCAGGAGGTAGTACCACTGCTGCAGGAG GAAGTACCACTGCTGCAGGAGGAAGTACAACTGCTGCAGGAGGTAGTACCACTGCTGCAGGAGGAAGTACCACTGCTGCAGGAGGAAGTACCACTGCTGCAGGAGGTAGTACAACAGCTGCTGGTGGTAGCaccactgctgctggaggaagCACTACTCCATCAAACTCAGCATCGTCAACTACGCCATCAACCGGTGCATCATCAACCACGCCTTCCACGGCAGGTACAACGATCGCTGCATCGCCTGCTACCTGCAATATTACGGTGAAGGAAGATTACGGAACTCTGGTCGCGGAATACTGTACGAACTTAAAGGCGATTGCATCGTACATGCAAGGAGCTACCTGTGGTGTAGTGGCTTAA
- the LOC125907769 gene encoding autotransporter adhesin BpaC-like isoform X42 codes for MDRYLLSCLLLVCMVLAYPSEIAAQRSRVCFAQSGDYTTATSIGFCSHAVYIALNPTSKAFVGILNPANDADDLLGGIRKFANLKKTYPYVDLYMGVLGSISAGNILWLNQQASRKTFIDLLITKMASYPEMSGVYLDFDGLTNLYQNWYALFVAELNTALTAKNLKLITALPWDASASGDIYYSSTLSTLPFNVIKTHEEMYSAVATTTTRPISPLFSLAAPFNDETKTIYNNVFRWVLKGFLTTQLVVSLPMYSLKFTTSGGSQFGSAMTAVTKDTYCNALLFGSKNTLGAPQAGEGFAYSTSTFYTYNTPASLVDKLQFVIATNMGGVGVYSLDQAGSQNAEMLRQVTSVLAPTPPASVSYPPVGDAMCGVPVTFPAPLTTTTVATTTAAVTTTAAATTTAAATTTAAATTTAAATTTAAATTTAAATTTAAATTTAAAASTTAAAGSTTAAGGSTTAAGGSTTATGGSTTAAGGSTTVAGGSTTAAGGSTTAAGGSTTAAGGSTTAAGGSTTAAGGSTTAAGGSTTVAGGSTTVAGGSTTAAGGSTTAAGGSTIAAGGSTTAAGGSTTAAGGSTTAAGGSTTAAGGSTTAAGGSTTAAGGSTTAAGGSTTAAGGSTTAAGGSITAAGGSTTAAGGSTTAAGGSTTAAGGSTTAAGGSTTAAGGSTTAAGGSTTVAGGSTTAAGGSTTAAGGSTTAAGGSTTAAGGSTTAAGGSTTAAGGSTTAAGGSTTAAGGSTTAAGGSTTAAGGSTTPSNSASSTTPSTGASSTTPSTAGTTIAASPATCNITVKEDYGTLVAEYCTNLKAIASYMQGATCGVVA; via the exons ATGGATCGCTATCTACTGTCATGCTTGTTGCTCGTGTGTATGGTGCTGG CCTACCCTTCGGAGATAGCGGCTCAAA GGTCACGCGTCTGTTTCGCTCAGTCTGGCGACTACACCACTGCCACATCGATAGGCTTCTGCTCGCATGCAGTCTACATTGCACTGAACCCGACCTCTAAAGCCTTTGTGGGGATACTAAACCCTGCCAACGATGCAGATGATCTGCTAG GCGGTATCAGAAAGTTCGCTAATCTCAAAAAGACATACCCCTACGTGGACTTGTACATGGGCGTGTTGGGAAGTATTTCTGCGGGAAACATTCTGTGGCTGAATCAGCAAGCATCGCGTAAAACGTTTATCGATCTGCTTATTACAAAGATGGCATCGTATCCTGAAATGAGCGGCGTCTACTTGGATTTCGATGGGCTCACCAATTTGTACCAG AATTGGTATGCTCTGTTCGTTGCTGAGTTAAATACGGCTCTTACCGCTAAGAACCTGAAGCTTATTACCGCCTTACCGTGGGATGCAAGTGCGAGTGGCGATATTTACTACAGCTCAACCCTCTCCACTCTGCCGTTCAACGTGATCAAAACGCACGAGGAAATGTACTCAGCGGTCGCTACCACTACCACGCGCCCGATCAGCCCGCTGTTTTCACTGGCCGCACCGTTTAAcgacgaaacgaaaacaatc TATAACAATGTGTTTCGGTGGGTGTTGAAGGGATTTTTGACAACCCAGCTCGTTGTTAGCTTGCCTATGTACAGTTTGAAATTTACTACATCAGGTGGATCACAATTTGGTTCTGCTATGACCGCTGTTACAAAGGATACATATTGTAAC GCTTTGTTATTTGGATCGAAAAATACTCTTGGAGCGCCCCAAGCCGGGGAAGGCTTTGCCTACAGCACATCCACGTTTTACACTTACAACACTCCCGCATCTCTTGTCGATAAGCTACAGTTTGTTATAGCAACCAACATGGGCGGTGTAGGCGTATATTCGCTAGATCAAGCTGGTAGCCAAAATGCTGAAATGCTTCGTCAGGTGACAAGCGTTCTAGCACCAACACCACCCGCCTCAGTATCATACCCTCCAGTAGGAGATGCGATGTGTGGTGTTCCGGTTACGTTTCCAGCACCGCTAACAACGACAACAGTTGCAACGACTACTGCTGCAGTCACCACTACTGCTGCAGCCACCACTACTGCTGCAGCCACCACTACTGCTGCAGCCACCACTACTGCTGCAGCCACCACTACTGCTGCAGCCACCACTACTGCTGCAGCCACCACTACTGCTGCAGCCACCActactgctgcagctgcaagtaccactgctgctgcaggaagtaccactgctgcaggaggaagtaccactgctgctggaggtAGTACCACTGCTACAGGAGGAAGCACAACTGCTGCTGGCGGTAGTACCACTGTTGCTGGCGGTAGTaccactgctgctggcggtagtaccactgctgctggcggtagtaccactgctgctggaggaagcacaactgctgctggcggtagtactactgctgctggaggtagtaccactgctgctggaggaagCACCACTGTTGCAGGAGGAAGCACAACTGTTGCAGGAGGAAGTACAACTGCTGCAGGAGGAAGCAcaactgctgctggaggaagTACTATTGCTGCTGGAGGAAGTACTACTGCTGCAGGAGGAAGCACAACTGCTGCAGGAGGAAGCACAACTGCTGCTGGCGGTAGTACCACTGCTGCAGGAGGTAGTaccactgctgctggaggaagTACTACTGCTGCAGGAGGAAGCAcaactgctgctggaggtAGTACCACTGCTGCAGGAGGAAGCACAACTGCTGCAGGAGGAAGCAtaactgctgctggaggaagcacaactgctgctggaggaagCACAACAGCTGCAGGAGGTAGTACTACTGCTGCAGGAGGAAGTACAACTGCTGCAGGAGGTAGTaccactgctgctggcggTAGTACCACTGCAGCTGGAGGAAGTACTACTGTTGCAGGAGGAAGCAcaactgctgctggag GAAGCAcaactgctgctggaggtAGTACCACTGCTGCAGGAGGAAGTaccactgctgctggag GAAGTACAACTGCTGCAGGAGGTAGTACCACTGCTGCAGGAGGAAGTACCACTGCTGCAGGAGGAAGTACCACTGCTGCAGGAGGTAGTACAACAGCTGCTGGTGGTAGCaccactgctgctggaggaagCACTACTCCATCAAACTCAGCATCGTCAACTACGCCATCAACCGGTGCATCATCAACCACGCCTTCCACGGCAGGTACAACGATCGCTGCATCGCCTGCTACCTGCAATATTACGGTGAAGGAAGATTACGGAACTCTGGTCGCGGAATACTGTACGAACTTAAAGGCGATTGCATCGTACATGCAAGGAGCTACCTGTGGTGTAGTGGCTTAA
- the LOC125907769 gene encoding autotransporter adhesin BpaC-like isoform X2, with protein sequence MDRYLLSCLLLVCMVLAYPSEIAAQRSRVCFAQSGDYTTATSIGFCSHAVYIALNPTSKAFVGILNPANDADDLLGGIRKFANLKKTYPYVDLYMGVLGSISAGNILWLNQQASRKTFIDLLITKMASYPEMSGVYLDFDGLTNLYQNWYALFVAELNTALTAKNLKLITALPWDASASGDIYYSSTLSTLPFNVIKTHEEMYSAVATTTTRPISPLFSLAAPFNDETKTIYNNVFRWVLKGFLTTQLVVSLPMYSLKFTTSGGSQFGSAMTAVTKDTYCNALLFGSKNTLGAPQAGEGFAYSTSTFYTYNTPASLVDKLQFVIATNMGGVGVYSLDQAGSQNAEMLRQVTSVLAPTPPASVSYPPVGDAMCGVPVTFPAPLTTTTVATTTAAVTTTAAATTTAAATTTAAATTTAAATTTAAATTTAAATTTAAATTTAAAASTTAAAGSTTAAGGSTTAAGGSTTATGGSTTAAGGSTTVAGGSTTAAGGSTTAAGGSTTAAGGSTTAAGGSTTAAGGSTTAAGGSTTVAGGSTTVAGGSTTAAGGSTTAAGGSTIAAGGSTTAAGGSTTAAGGSTTAAGGSTTAAGGSTTAAGGSTTAAGGSTTAAGGSTTAAGGSTTAAGGSITAAGGSTTAAGGSTTAAGGSTTAAGGSTTAAGGSTTAAGGSTTAAGGSTTVAGGSTTAAGGSTTAAGGSTTAAGGSTTAAGGSTTAAGGSTTTAGGSTTAAGGSTTAAGGSTTAAGGSTTAAGGSTTAAGGSTTAAGGSTTAAGGSTTAAGGSTTAAGGSTTAAGGSTTAAGGSTTAAGGSTTAAGGSTTAAGGSTTAAGGSTTAAGGSTTAAGGSTTAAGGSTTAAGGSTTPSNSASSTTPSTGASSTTPSTAGTTIAASPATCNITVKEDYGTLVAEYCTNLKAIASYMQGATCGVVA encoded by the exons ATGGATCGCTATCTACTGTCATGCTTGTTGCTCGTGTGTATGGTGCTGG CCTACCCTTCGGAGATAGCGGCTCAAA GGTCACGCGTCTGTTTCGCTCAGTCTGGCGACTACACCACTGCCACATCGATAGGCTTCTGCTCGCATGCAGTCTACATTGCACTGAACCCGACCTCTAAAGCCTTTGTGGGGATACTAAACCCTGCCAACGATGCAGATGATCTGCTAG GCGGTATCAGAAAGTTCGCTAATCTCAAAAAGACATACCCCTACGTGGACTTGTACATGGGCGTGTTGGGAAGTATTTCTGCGGGAAACATTCTGTGGCTGAATCAGCAAGCATCGCGTAAAACGTTTATCGATCTGCTTATTACAAAGATGGCATCGTATCCTGAAATGAGCGGCGTCTACTTGGATTTCGATGGGCTCACCAATTTGTACCAG AATTGGTATGCTCTGTTCGTTGCTGAGTTAAATACGGCTCTTACCGCTAAGAACCTGAAGCTTATTACCGCCTTACCGTGGGATGCAAGTGCGAGTGGCGATATTTACTACAGCTCAACCCTCTCCACTCTGCCGTTCAACGTGATCAAAACGCACGAGGAAATGTACTCAGCGGTCGCTACCACTACCACGCGCCCGATCAGCCCGCTGTTTTCACTGGCCGCACCGTTTAAcgacgaaacgaaaacaatc TATAACAATGTGTTTCGGTGGGTGTTGAAGGGATTTTTGACAACCCAGCTCGTTGTTAGCTTGCCTATGTACAGTTTGAAATTTACTACATCAGGTGGATCACAATTTGGTTCTGCTATGACCGCTGTTACAAAGGATACATATTGTAAC GCTTTGTTATTTGGATCGAAAAATACTCTTGGAGCGCCCCAAGCCGGGGAAGGCTTTGCCTACAGCACATCCACGTTTTACACTTACAACACTCCCGCATCTCTTGTCGATAAGCTACAGTTTGTTATAGCAACCAACATGGGCGGTGTAGGCGTATATTCGCTAGATCAAGCTGGTAGCCAAAATGCTGAAATGCTTCGTCAGGTGACAAGCGTTCTAGCACCAACACCACCCGCCTCAGTATCATACCCTCCAGTAGGAGATGCGATGTGTGGTGTTCCGGTTACGTTTCCAGCACCGCTAACAACGACAACAGTTGCAACGACTACTGCTGCAGTCACCACTACTGCTGCAGCCACCACTACTGCTGCAGCCACCACTACTGCTGCAGCCACCACTACTGCTGCAGCCACCACTACTGCTGCAGCCACCACTACTGCTGCAGCCACCACTACTGCTGCAGCCACCActactgctgcagctgcaagtaccactgctgctgcaggaagtaccactgctgcaggaggaagtaccactgctgctggaggtAGTACCACTGCTACAGGAGGAAGCACAACTGCTGCTGGCGGTAGTACCACTGTTGCTGGCGGTAGTaccactgctgctggcggtagtaccactgctgctggcggtagtaccactgctgctggaggaagcacaactgctgctggcggtagtactactgctgctggaggtagtaccactgctgctggaggaagCACCACTGTTGCAGGAGGAAGCACAACTGTTGCAGGAGGAAGTACAACTGCTGCAGGAGGAAGCAcaactgctgctggaggaagTACTATTGCTGCTGGAGGAAGTACTACTGCTGCAGGAGGAAGCACAACTGCTGCAGGAGGAAGCACAACTGCTGCTGGCGGTAGTACCACTGCTGCAGGAGGTAGTaccactgctgctggaggaagTACTACTGCTGCAGGAGGAAGCAcaactgctgctggaggtAGTACCACTGCTGCAGGAGGAAGCACAACTGCTGCAGGAGGAAGCAtaactgctgctggaggaagcacaactgctgctggaggaagCACAACAGCTGCAGGAGGTAGTACTACTGCTGCAGGAGGAAGTACAACTGCTGCAGGAGGTAGTaccactgctgctggcggTAGTACCACTGCAGCTGGAGGAAGTACTACTGTTGCAGGAGGAAGCAcaactgctgctggaggtAGTACCACTGCTGCAGGAGGAAGCACAACTGCTGCAGGAGGAAGCACAACTGCTGCAGGAGGTAGTACCACTGCTGCAGGAGGTAGTACTACTACTGCAGGAGGAAGTACAACTGCTGCAGGAGGTAGTaccactgctgctggcggTAGTACCACTGCAGCTGGAGGAAGCACAACTGCTGCAGGAGGAAGCACAACTGCTGCAGGAGGAagtacaacagcagcaggaggtaGTACAACTGCTGCAGGAGGTAGTACCACTGCGGCAGGAGGAAGTACCACTGCTGCAGGAGGAAGTACTACTGCTGCAGGAGGAAGCAcaactgctgctggaggtAGTACCACTGCTGCAGGAGGAAGTaccactgctgctggag GAAGTACAACTGCTGCAGGAGGTAGTACCACTGCTGCAGGAGGAAGTACCACTGCTGCAGGAGGAAGTACCACTGCTGCAGGAGGTAGTACAACAGCTGCTGGTGGTAGCaccactgctgctggaggaagCACTACTCCATCAAACTCAGCATCGTCAACTACGCCATCAACCGGTGCATCATCAACCACGCCTTCCACGGCAGGTACAACGATCGCTGCATCGCCTGCTACCTGCAATATTACGGTGAAGGAAGATTACGGAACTCTGGTCGCGGAATACTGTACGAACTTAAAGGCGATTGCATCGTACATGCAAGGAGCTACCTGTGGTGTAGTGGCTTAA
- the LOC125907769 gene encoding autotransporter adhesin BpaC-like isoform X45: MDRYLLSCLLLVCMVLAYPSEIAAQRSRVCFAQSGDYTTATSIGFCSHAVYIALNPTSKAFVGILNPANDADDLLGGIRKFANLKKTYPYVDLYMGVLGSISAGNILWLNQQASRKTFIDLLITKMASYPEMSGVYLDFDGLTNLYQNWYALFVAELNTALTAKNLKLITALPWDASASGDIYYSSTLSTLPFNVIKTHEEMYSAVATTTTRPISPLFSLAAPFNDETKTIYNNVFRWVLKGFLTTQLVVSLPMYSLKFTTSGGSQFGSAMTAVTKDTYCNALLFGSKNTLGAPQAGEGFAYSTSTFYTYNTPASLVDKLQFVIATNMGGVGVYSLDQAGSQNAEMLRQVTSVLAPTPPASVSYPPVGDAMCGVPVTFPAPLTTTTVATTTAAVTTTAAATTTAAATTTAAATTTAAATTTAAATTTAAATTTAAATTTAAAASTTAAAGSTTAAGGSTTAAGGSTTATGGSTTAAGGSTTVAGGSTTAAGGSTTAAGGSTTAAGGSTTAAGGSTTAAGGSTTAAGGSTTVAGGSTTVAGGSTTAAGGSTTAAGGSTIAAGGSTTAAGGSTTAAGGSTTAAGGSTTAAGGSTTAAGGSTTAAGGSTTAAGGSTTAAGGSTTAAGGSITAAGGSTTAAGGSTTAAGGSTTAAGGSTTAAGGSTTAAGGSTTAAGGSTTVAGGSTTAAGGSTTAAGGSTTAAGGSTTAAGGSTTAAGGSTTAAGGSTTAAGGSTTPSNSASSTTPSTGASSTTPSTAGTTIAASPATCNITVKEDYGTLVAEYCTNLKAIASYMQGATCGVVA; encoded by the exons ATGGATCGCTATCTACTGTCATGCTTGTTGCTCGTGTGTATGGTGCTGG CCTACCCTTCGGAGATAGCGGCTCAAA GGTCACGCGTCTGTTTCGCTCAGTCTGGCGACTACACCACTGCCACATCGATAGGCTTCTGCTCGCATGCAGTCTACATTGCACTGAACCCGACCTCTAAAGCCTTTGTGGGGATACTAAACCCTGCCAACGATGCAGATGATCTGCTAG GCGGTATCAGAAAGTTCGCTAATCTCAAAAAGACATACCCCTACGTGGACTTGTACATGGGCGTGTTGGGAAGTATTTCTGCGGGAAACATTCTGTGGCTGAATCAGCAAGCATCGCGTAAAACGTTTATCGATCTGCTTATTACAAAGATGGCATCGTATCCTGAAATGAGCGGCGTCTACTTGGATTTCGATGGGCTCACCAATTTGTACCAG AATTGGTATGCTCTGTTCGTTGCTGAGTTAAATACGGCTCTTACCGCTAAGAACCTGAAGCTTATTACCGCCTTACCGTGGGATGCAAGTGCGAGTGGCGATATTTACTACAGCTCAACCCTCTCCACTCTGCCGTTCAACGTGATCAAAACGCACGAGGAAATGTACTCAGCGGTCGCTACCACTACCACGCGCCCGATCAGCCCGCTGTTTTCACTGGCCGCACCGTTTAAcgacgaaacgaaaacaatc TATAACAATGTGTTTCGGTGGGTGTTGAAGGGATTTTTGACAACCCAGCTCGTTGTTAGCTTGCCTATGTACAGTTTGAAATTTACTACATCAGGTGGATCACAATTTGGTTCTGCTATGACCGCTGTTACAAAGGATACATATTGTAAC GCTTTGTTATTTGGATCGAAAAATACTCTTGGAGCGCCCCAAGCCGGGGAAGGCTTTGCCTACAGCACATCCACGTTTTACACTTACAACACTCCCGCATCTCTTGTCGATAAGCTACAGTTTGTTATAGCAACCAACATGGGCGGTGTAGGCGTATATTCGCTAGATCAAGCTGGTAGCCAAAATGCTGAAATGCTTCGTCAGGTGACAAGCGTTCTAGCACCAACACCACCCGCCTCAGTATCATACCCTCCAGTAGGAGATGCGATGTGTGGTGTTCCGGTTACGTTTCCAGCACCGCTAACAACGACAACAGTTGCAACGACTACTGCTGCAGTCACCACTACTGCTGCAGCCACCACTACTGCTGCAGCCACCACTACTGCTGCAGCCACCACTACTGCTGCAGCCACCACTACTGCTGCAGCCACCACTACTGCTGCAGCCACCACTACTGCTGCAGCCACCActactgctgcagctgcaagtaccactgctgctgcaggaagtaccactgctgcaggaggaagtaccactgctgctggaggtAGTACCACTGCTACAGGAGGAAGCACAACTGCTGCTGGCGGTAGTACCACTGTTGCTGGCGGTAGTaccactgctgctggcggtagtaccactgctgctggcggtagtaccactgctgctggaggaagcacaactgctgctggcggtagtactactgctgctggaggtagtaccactgctgctggaggaagCACCACTGTTGCAGGAGGAAGCACAACTGTTGCAGGAGGAAGTACAACTGCTGCAGGAGGAAGCAcaactgctgctggaggaagTACTATTGCTGCTGGAGGAAGTACTACTGCTGCAGGAGGAAGCACAACTGCTGCAGGAGGAAGCACAACTGCTGCTGGCGGTAGTACCACTGCTGCAGGAGGTAGTaccactgctgctggaggaagTACTACTGCTGCAGGAGGAAGCAcaactgctgctggaggtAGTACCACTGCTGCAGGAGGAAGCACAACTGCTGCAGGAGGAAGCAtaactgctgctggaggaagcacaactgctgctggaggaagCACAACAGCTGCAGGAGGTAGTACTACTGCTGCAGGAGGAAGTACAACTGCTGCAGGAGGTAGTaccactgctgctggcggTAGTACCACTGCAGCTGGAGGAAGTACTACTGTTGCAGGAGGAAGCAcaactgctgctggag GAAGCAcaactgctgctggag GTAGTACCACTGCTGCAGGAGGAAGTACCACTGCTGCAGGAGGAAGTACCACTGCTGCAGGAGGTAGTACAACAGCTGCTGGTGGTAGCaccactgctgctggaggaagCACTACTCCATCAAACTCAGCATCGTCAACTACGCCATCAACCGGTGCATCATCAACCACGCCTTCCACGGCAGGTACAACGATCGCTGCATCGCCTGCTACCTGCAATATTACGGTGAAGGAAGATTACGGAACTCTGGTCGCGGAATACTGTACGAACTTAAAGGCGATTGCATCGTACATGCAAGGAGCTACCTGTGGTGTAGTGGCTTAA